A stretch of the Clarias gariepinus isolate MV-2021 ecotype Netherlands chromosome 26, CGAR_prim_01v2, whole genome shotgun sequence genome encodes the following:
- the LOC128514033 gene encoding uncharacterized protein LOC128514033 — translation MELGAVGREVNPPLDHFTIVVNSQEEDTEPVVRTKTVKVSTPHGKGGSVGSEQDFFDEMRQFMQQQQRKEKILFEELHYLKASILPKPRSEWELEDQASQHTHHPLPPPGTFLQPSSTPPALFSYPAQTNPSVHPVGGMHVNNQVQNLSFRRYHEPRIPEFVEGEDVESFFVRFERISRTWGWPVDEWAARVVTLLTGKALEAYAGMDELGACNYEDIKAAVLTKYNVTEETYRLRFRSLMVPSGETVRETYNRIKSLYGRWMRPTMKTKDQMGETIILEQYLRMLRPDVRIWVKENQPQTGEEAARLAERYVAAHQEPPRTSKGTVSRGKLEEPSNGNVGLMGRKPVTTVGPLICFYCQQPGHKASVCPLRKPKVNHMCYVPLGRNFM, via the coding sequence ATGGAATTGGGTGCTGTTGGAAGAGAGGTGAATCCACCCCTAGACCACTTTACTATTGTGGTAAACAGTCAAGAGGAAGACACTGAACCAGTGGTGAGAACTAAGACGGTGAAGGTTAGTACCCCTCATGGCAAAGGAGGAAGTGTGGGGTCGGAGCAAGATTTTTTTGATGAAATGAGACAGTTTATGCAGCAGCaacagagaaaagagaaaatccTTTTTGAAGAATTGCATTACTTGAAGGCTTCTATTCTTCCAAAGCCCAGAAGTGAATGGGAATTGGAGGACCAGGCAAGTCAGCATACCCACCACCCTTTACCCCCACCAGGAACTTTTTTGCAACCATCTTCTACACCTCCTGCACTATTTTCATACCCCGCCCAAACCAACCCTTCAGTCCATCCTGTTGGAGGTATGCATGTAAACAATCAGGTGCAGAATCTCTCATTTCGCCGATATCACGAACCACGAATTCCTGAATTTGTGGAGGGAGAAGATGTGGAGAGTTTTTTTGTTCGCTTTGAGAGGATTTCAAGAACGTGGGGCTGGCCAGTGGACGAGTGGGCTGCTCGAGTTGTTACCTTACTGACGGGAAAGGCCTTGGAGGCGTATGCTGGGATGGATGAGCTAGGAGCCTGCAATTACGAGGACATCAAGGCAGCTGTTCTGACCAAGTATAACGTGACAGAGGAGACCTATCGACTGCGGTTTAGAAGTCTCATGGTACCATCTGGAGAGACCGTGAGAGAGACCTATAATCGTATTAAAAGCTTATATGGGAGATGGATGCGACCAACAATGAAGACCAAAGACCAGATGGGGGAGACCATCATTCTTGAGCAATATCTTCGAATGCTTCGCCCAGATGTAAGGATTTGGGTCAAAGAAAATCAACCTCAGACTGGTGAAGAGGCGGCTAGGTTGGCTGAGAGATATGTGGCTGCTCATCAGGAACCACCCAGGACGAGTAAAGGTACTGTGAGTAGGGGTAAATTGGAGGAACCTAGTAATGGCAATGTCGGGTTAATGGGAAGGAAACCTGTTACTACTGTTGGACCTCTAATCTGTTTCTATTGCCAACAACCAGGACATAAGGCATCTGTCTGTCCCTTGAGAAAACCTAAGGTAAACCACATGTGTTATGTACCCCTGGGAAGAAATTTCATGTGA